The Scleropages formosus chromosome 21, fSclFor1.1, whole genome shotgun sequence DNA segment atttgagatttttacagaaactagCCCATAAAAATGAGGCATGTCAGGTCCCAATTTATTATGAAACGAAACATCTGTGATGCTTAAATGTGACACATTTACTTAGACatgacatgtacatttattcattttgatgatttttctccaaagtgatatgcAGCTCAGTAAACAAGTGCATCAGCAACAAAttaagagctttagacacagacctGCGATTATCAAATTGCGGTGAGCTTGTCTGATAGCACAATATTTACGACTGCAGatttaaattaacttttctAAAATATAATTGTACTAGTAAAAGGTCAAAATCTTGATTAGTACTGATCCATTTAGCTGTTggacttttttcattaaattcctATTTAGTGTTTTTCAAAGTCTTGTTCTTACTACCAGAAGTGCTTCTCCTGGttgcctttttaaaacacaaaatataagtttttttttatttttatttttacatgatgTGGTCTCTAAATTGAAAACACTGAGCTGGCTGGGCCATACTCAGTAAGACAtatacattttaacaaaggAAATGGAATACCAGTTTGAGGTATGCCTAAAAATTTCAGGagaatattttcagtattatagtgtttttttaacaaaaccttTGTCCataattttctaattttgttcCTTGTTTCTAGATATTTATTCAAGCGGGTCCTCCCAAGATTTGCACTTGAACAATCATTGCCAAATTAAGGTCCAGCGGGCATACGATTAGTGCCCTGAAGGAGACCTTCGCTTACACGCACTTTCCTCTGCAGTGCAAACGCGAAGCAGCTCCTTCACCCTCCTGCCCCTGTTACTGGTGCATCTGTGCAAAGGTACAAAGGCTCATTCGTTTCTTGCAGTCGACTTACTGTGGTTTCTCCTATCTACCATGAAGGTGAAAGTTTAAACCAGACAGCTGTTTATAACTGTTTCATTTCTGTCTGGCTTCGGGGTACTGACTTTTACAACTGGTTTAGCGTATGCCTATACAAGACCCTTAGAATCATCTGCATGTGCATAACTTGTACTCCCTTATGCCTTGTTTCAGCTGAAAGATTCCAGTCTTTTGTTccacaaaacaacacaaacttATCAGTGGCGtctttttttagaaataaatactaaaaatatgTCTGTATTTGTGATAAGTCCCTCAGTGAAAAGTTGTACTCAGCTTCAGTCATGTTTGAATGTCTTTAGATTTACTGAAAAATGCAACATATATATGATGTAAGGTAAAGTTATAATGTGAAACACTAGAAGCAAACAGGCAGTAAGCTTATTGACTTAAAAACAGGTGGTCAACACATTCATGGTTGggttggggtggcacagcaagtagcgctgctgtctcacagcgcctggttGGTGTGAgcggacgtgggtttgatccctgctcagtctgtgtagagtttgcatgttttccccgtgcctatgtgggtttcctctgggtgctctggtttcttcccatagttcaaagacatgctgttcaggttctcccgtagtgtgtgagtgacagagagagtgtgttcctctaatgtatggatgagtgacccattgtaagtagtgtttctagcagtgtaagtcactgcggtgaataaggtgtgtgggctgataacactacagagtgaTCATTAgaagtcggtttggagaaaaatgtctgctaaataagtaaaccGTCATGGTAAGTGCAGTCATACATATGGCTATACTTCATACAGCTTGTCATGAGCTTctaaagtaattaattaaaaatgagtcTAGGCAAACTGGAAAATATGTTCACGTGATGTTGAGATGAATTGCCGCATGTTGCAGTTCGAGGCTCATGAAGGAAGTGCTCActgccctaaccctaacccctaaccttaacaCAGCCCAAGTGCCACAACAGCACACTCCTCTTCGCGGCTCTTGGGCTGTGTTACCTGCGCTCGTACAGCTACTTCCTGTCTGGTCTTCGTGCCCTAGCGGGACGCAAAGGTTTACTTTCCCCAGTTCCTTTGCccttttcttctcatttcctCGGTTTCCATCCATAAGCACCTGCTTTCGCGGTTTCTTTGGtctttgccttgttttttaTCCCATTGCGTTAGCTGTATGTGCTGTCACTTTGTTCAAGAGCACCTTATGAAGAACATATTGTTGTTCAACAGTTTATTCCTGTGCTCGGCTAATTTTCTCTTAGTTACAGCACGGTATCTCATCTTGGACTCATCACCTTAGTGTTTCCTTGAACCTCAAAAGGTGCTTTTTCGCTTGTACAATCCTAACCTTGTAAATCCCAGTGGATAGAggtaaataataatgttttctgACTACTTGTATTTAACAAAAGTATTCTTAATGGTTAAGTAGTCTAGTGTGTTTTCTGCTGCTTGATTTAAGTATCTTGTTGCTGCAAGTGATCCACGATCTGCCAAATCCCCGGAATCCCACAATGTTCTGCCAATTGGCTGTCACGTTTCAAAACTGTTGATTCAAGCATATGTGTCTGTGATGTTGTGGGACAcaaactctgattttttttttttttttttttaaaacaatagtAAAATTCCAAAATTTCTCTCCTTCACCTTCCAAAGTCCAGGCTTTTTTTTGGAGACTTGCAGTGATAACTGGTTGCACTGAGTGTTTGCTCGCCCTTTATAAgcagcagccaggtgcagcCATCAGCCTGTGGAGCGGGGGTGTGGTGAGCCTCCAAAACAGGAACCCGAAAGAAGATCTGGAATGAACATaagattaaaaatatgtttcccCGAAAGTTACGGACTGCGAATATCAGGTCAGTCTTCATGAGCCTGGAGCAGAGTCACTGAAGTGAATTGTCTTTAATAAGTGACAATGGGCATGGTAAGAGCAAACCAACACGTACGTAGAAAACACCTTAGTTAGATCAGAGTGATACCTTCTGTAACAGGGAAGACATTTCAAAGTCCATTGCTTCTACAGAGGAGGGACTTCCCCAGCTCATGTTGTCTCTCCTTCTGTACCCTTGCAAGTGTTATTTAATACTCTTATTAACTTGTTCCTAATCTATTCATTTGAATTACAGTATCTTCAAATTCCTTTGTCCAAATTTATTTGCGTCTGTATTAAATTTGTGCGAATCGGTGAGCGATtgcgtatgtgtatgtatatgtgtgtgtgtgtgtgtgtgtgtgtgtgccagtggTAAGAAGTGACAAAGTGCTTCAAGCGTAACCCAACTTTAAGACAGGTATCCATGCCAGAAAGAAGCAGCACGTCCAACACATGATCAGAGCTTTTTCACCAGTCGtgtttaaaacagaaacaaatgatCCAATAATAACCCATAAGGTGTAAGAAAAAGTATGTCGTTTCCACTTAGTTCGGTCAGAAACACTGCACAGAATTTGAGAAAAACATGGCAATAAGGTAGAGCTCTGTCCCAAATACAGACAAAGTGCTGGAACAAAGGTGTAAAGAGCGAGACACAACGAAGGTTAACGCGTTCTGGCAGAGGCACAAACAAGGTCATGGCGTAGCTCAAGTAGAGAAGAGGTGCGCAGTCGGAGACCTCGaaacataaaattatggatgCCGTAATGTTAATTTAGCACACATGGATGCGGATCTCACCACAGAGAAGTTTTCAGAGTTTTTCATAGCTCTCCCCCCCCAGGCTTGTGCCCAATgattcagggataggctccggatgaCCTGGATCCTAGTCAGGACAAGGGCTTATTCAAACTCTATAAATGGatgtattaaataataataataataataaataataataataaggatgAATTAGTTTAAGCGATTTCACATTGCAATAAAActaatgtgttttatgtgtaaGTAATATGGAGGTTGATACCCTGCGTCCAGAGGTAAACTTCACCCGACACAGAGTGATGGCAAACCGATGGAGCGGAGAGAATCGAGGGTCTTTCCAGGTGTGCGACTTTGAAAATACTCAACAGAAGTAATGAGCGTCACATTACAGGCAGCAGTGTGCTGTAGTTGTTGTTATCAACGGTGGTCCGCAGTTCGTCACCCATCCCTGACTGCACGAGCGGAgcctttttcctcccttttgaAGCTCGTGCTGGTGCGGCGCTGCACGTCGtgggtggtggcggcggcggcacaAGGAGGAAGGAACGTACGCGTGCATAAATAATGATACGCTGAGGACCATCGGGGCTTTGAGGCACAGAACTCCTGACTGCGAGAGAAGCAACTCAAACCTGAAAAATGAAGGTTTTCACAGGTGAGTAGCTCTGACCTTTCGAACAGTTATACTTTTTAGGTTACCGTTCTTTTGAAGCATTAAAATGTCTTGTGTCTGTTAAGAATCTCCACGAAATTCAGCATTTGTGCAGTTGTTCTCAGatgctttttacatttctctAGAGCTCACTGTGTACTTTTGTctcaaatacacaaaaacatggcGCTGCAATAAGTCAATATCATTTCTAATGTGCAGTTCACAGCTTTGATGTTCGCTTTGTAGTGGCAGAGGCAGTAACTGTGTCTCATGGGGATAGTGTGACAAAATTCTCAGCAGTCTGCTCCCATAGATGAGCTCAGTGGGTGAAATTTTTAAGACGCGCTgtctaaaaaaaagaattgtattTGATAAGACTCCTCTTTATCAAGCAGTAGGTATGCCTGCAGGGAGATGAGACACATGAGTGACACACGTTTAATAAATATGGCTGTATGGTAGACGTCCACGTGGCGAGCGGTTTTGTCTTATCTATCTTCAGATAAAACGTGCTCTTCTAGTTATGGCTCTTCCTTGAACTCACCCACTGTTACGTTCGTATTGTCTGTCATCTTTGAGGCTTTTAcaagaaaaagttaaatgtgCTCTCTTTCGATCCCTGGCCTTTAGTGTGTCTCACCCAGTATCAGGATTTAGAGTTTACATGTGGTCATTTTAAggcatacatttttttactgaCGTGAGCTCaagctacatttatttatttcgcttttacttttctccaaagcggcttacagtgCCGTTTCCACAGCAGAGTATTAACTCGGtataccttgatcaaaggtattacagcggGAGGTGTAATTTGAACATGGATCACAATTTTAACCACTGTTCCACCTACCGCTCTTGCTGCTAGAACCTTCACTCTGTGCGCTTTTAGTAAATGTAGGGATGTTTTATTGCATGAAAAGACCAATGagtaaagaataaattaaattcagtaTTTGGCTGCTTGCAAAAGAAAGAGCTAccattttaaacaatattttgtgTATAATTCTTTGCTCTGCAGTGTGCTAAGGTCGAAATTTTGGAAAACTGCATAAATAACAAGCAATTACATCTTGATCACTGCTTTCCAGATGATGaccaatgaaaaaaatatggatATTTTCAGTAGTGAATGTCAATTAGAATTATCTGGGAGCATCTTCTCAAGATCTGGGCGGCACGGTTGCACAGcgcctgtgtggtgtgagaggacatgggttcgaatccccgctcagtctgtgtggagtttgcacgttctccccgtgtctgtgtgggtttgctctggtttcttcccatagtccaaagacatgctactccagttcccccatagtgtgtgattgacacTGAGAgcgtgttttccactgatgtatggatgagtgaccccttgtaagtagtgtatctagcagtgtaagtcaccttggtgaataaggtgtgtgttctggtaacactacatagtatccattgtaagtcactttggagaaaagtgtctgctaaataaatgtgtataaatgtaagatCTGAGAATGTGTTAAACTGGACTATTGTGAAATATGGAAagaaatgttgcacatttatgCATTAGATATTTCTCTTAAATTTACATACTCTGTTAAGttactgggggtgggggtgtggtggtgtggtacGTTtggcccgctgtgtggtgggtctggggttcgagtcctgcttggtgatCCTTGCGaggaactggcgtcccatcctgggtgtgtcccctcccccttcgaccttgatccctgtgttgccggttagacTCTGGCTAGCCGTgacctgctcgggacaagcggttggttGGTTCTTAAGTAATTTTGACAGTAAATCTGTTGATATGTTTGCAAGTGTTTTTTTGATCCTTCCACATTTGgatcacacactttctgaatgtGTGTCACAGAGGCACTCACTTagttctgtggtaatttttgaggttGTACTTTTGGGGCATGACGTGTTCATCTATCCATCTCACCGCTTGTGACCACCGTTCCTCTTTGCCAATGCAGTTTGTCCATGTTTACCATGTTCTCATTATTTTTGAGGCTCATCCTcttgacaaattaaataatttagcaGTTCAGGCCCCAAGTATTTGTCCTCTTTGGAACTCTTAGTTGTTGCTTTGGAAACTTAGTGTCTCAACTCTTTTatatcaatacacacacacacacacacacacacacacacacaccactaaaTGGGAATCAACTTCATGTAAGTCACCACTGCAGTTACATTTCTAATAGTGATTGTTTCTTCAGGGTTACATTTCTCGTTGTGTTTCCATTATTGTTTCCATCAGATgtacacaataaaataagatgCCATTTAATAGAACTGTATTTTCCCTATGTTTGCATGTGATGTTGGAACCATATATTATCATATCAAATTTcacttcattcttttttttaggAAAGCTGATCACTGGAACAACTTTTTTCATGTGGACCTTTTATGTCAAGGTAATTCTTGAGTATGATACATCTTGTGTCTGCGTTTATTCACGTTTATTGAAtggtttaatgtatttttttttttttttagttttggaaaaaattagTTTGTTTTAACCAAGTTAAAGGTGGATCAAGTTTCAAGTAAACACTCACCTGACACTTTAAGCACACCTGTCTTTTGTTTTACTCAAACTGAGAATCATATTTGGCTCTGTGGTTTTTGGTAAAGTGTACTAGCAGCCTACTAACAGGAAGTGGTTCTCTATATTTTGCAAAGGTGTTGAGGGGACTAGTGTATGGGACACTGAATCCACATTCTCTCAAAGTGTTTTGTGTACTTCCTCTTGTCTGCTTGCAAAGTGAAAACATCAGTTCTGGTGCTGCACTGACATTCTTCCAAACCCCTAGTAGaacttatttttgtctttctgtgtaATTCCATTTTTACAGGTATGTTGCATGTCTTTGTCTTGTGTtatgtgtaaaacacacacgcgcacacatgcagtgggcaatttaaagtcaccagtccacctaaaACACAAGATGTGAAATTTGGCTGGGTTTGGGTGATACAGCGGAAGGTGAATTTTGAAGCAGCAACCTTTGCATCTacaggagcagctctaaccactatgctttgAGCTTCCCATACCCTTAATGctatatgttaatattttagcaaaaatgggtgtcacttttgggGTTCAGgatcaaatgaaaactttaaccattgaaactaatggtaattacgtTCTGAGAGTTGGCATTAAAAATTTTCAGGAATGCAGTACCTTCGTAAGGTGGACGGAAGACTGCATTGTGTCCGCAAAAGGCACTTCAGACATTTAGGATATTCGTTAAAACCAAGCTTCCCTTGTTTAACAAGCATAATTCATTTCTGAACATCAGTTTGTAAAGTAAACTTAGTAAAACTCTCTTACAAAGAAGTCTTTATTAACaatataaatggggaaaaatatattttggctGCGGTTTGGACACAGTCGTTCTCCCATGTTCTTGTGCACAGTTTTAtggtgtttgtttctgtttaattatGACCATTaacatgttattttattgtgaaGTCATTTGTTATGTGTTTCAAATCATTCTCATGGTCTTCATTGGCATCTTTCAATTTAATAACCATGGGCAGAAATTTGATGTCTTTGCTGACTGCCatactgttgtgtgtgttgcccGTTGTTACTTCTCTCTTTTGTTCAAAAATAGTTGAAGTAGCCTGACATATCCAAAGGTTGAGTGGCCTCCAAAATTATTGCTATGATAAGGATAAACCAGAAAAGCCGTATAAAATAAGCAGCACAGATAAAAGGTTATGTATTatcacaataaattaataaaacctcAGACTTTTATTCAGGCtcacttctttaaaaaacaagTATTCGTACTTTagcaatagttttttttttcttcagaaatataGGTTTCAAAATGATTGGATCCCTTGCATTATTGTttgcatcagaaaaaaaaatattgttccaCAGAACTGAGATTGTATAAATGACTCACTTGGGTGtaaaaaagctacatttttttctcagccaTCACTTTGGGGAAGGTAAAGAACTGACAATCAGGAAGTACTCAGGAAGTACAAAACCACCAGAACTGTCAGGCAGAACATGCGAGTGTGTCTTGTCCAGATTTGCAGGTAGAAAAATGGTGAGAGAGACAAGAGAGCTGGGCAGCAGCAACAACTTATGCCACCTTGGGTGACCAAGTGTATTGGTCAGTCAGACAATTTTCACATGGTGCTGTCATGCTGAAGTGCTCTTTGGAAGAAAGATATGCCAGAAAGAAGCCATTGATGGcaataaaaaaagtgaagcagCTGCAGTTGACCAAATTGTGAGAGACTAGCCTCCTGTCCAGGTTGTGCCCTAGTGTACCCTGGTTCACACACAAAGGATATAGCTTCAGACCACCGTAATCCTACCTGAGaacaatggatggatttttcAATCAGCAGCATTCATTTTACACCATCAAAATCAACTTAAACTAAACAAAGCACCATATTAACAAACATCATtgtgtctttatatttttttatgtattctttATTGAAAAATCATGCTTTATTAGACagaggggcgcagtggtgcagtgggtttgaccgggtcctgctctctggtgggtctggggttcgagtcccgcttggggtgccttgtgacggactggtgtcctgtcctgggtgtgtcccctccccctccaaccatACGCCatgtggtgccgggttaggctccggctccccacgtgggacaagcgatttcagactgtgtgtgcgctttATTAGACATGAGTATGTCGCTTCTTTcacagtatatatttaatttggatATCAAGATTCAATTTCAGCATTGCGTGTATTACCAACGTATTGTCACCTGTGCTCTGTGCTCTCAACAGCAGATAGATGGCAAGATTTAGTAGTGCACAAAATTTGGTTTGttgacgatttttttttttcctctatttgCTTGTGTTTACACTAGGCTTGCATGTCATCGGATAATGTGACAATGACAACGGAAATACCCAATTATGACTTCAGCAGCGATACAACAGATATGGACTACGACTCATTTGAACAAATGTGTGAAAAGAAATCAAACCGCAAATTTCGTTCTTGGTTCTTACCTTCCATCTACTCCCTTATCTGCTTCGTGGGCTTGGTAGGTAATCTCCTGGTGATGCTTACCTACATTTATTTCAGAAGGCTGAAGACCATGACTGATGTATACCTGCTCAATTTGGCAGCTGCTGATCTACTGCTTGTGCTAACATTACCCTTCTGGGCAGCCAGCTTTCTTGATAAGTGGATCCTGGGGCAGTTCTTATGCAAAGCCATATACAGCATTTACAAGATTAGCTTCTTCAGTGGAATTCTGCTGCTcacctgcatcagtgtggaccGCTACTTTGCCATTTCTCGTGCAGTCTCTGCTCATCGCCATCGCTCTCGGGCAGTATATTTCAGCAAAGTGTCATCTGTTGTGCTCTGGGCTCTAGCACTACTGTTTTCTGTGCCTGAAATGACATACACCCAGTTGAATGAAAACCAGACTTGCACCCCGTTCAATGGAAACTCGAGCCAGCTGCGTATAAATATACAGGTAGGCCAGATGATTGTTGGATTTGCCCTGCCAGCCATTGTCATGGGTTTCTGCTATTGTAGCATCATACAAACACTGATGCAAGCCCGCAATTTTGAAAAGAATAAGGCTATCAAGGTCATCTTTGCTGTGGTAGCAGtctttttgcttttccagtTGCCCTACAACATACTGCTTCTGATAGGCACCATTATCAGAGCCTCAGGAGGTAATAAAGACTGCACATTTGACAATAAAGTACTCTTTGCTACGGACATCACACAGAGCCTCGCCTTCATGCGCTGCTGCCTCAATCCATTTCTGTATGCTTTTATTGGTGTCAAGTTCCGCCATGATTTGCTGAGGTTGCTGAAAGACCTTGGTTGTTTGAGTCAACGGCACTTCTTCAAGTACACCTCCTGCTCAAGGAAACGATCATCTGTGGACACTGAGACCACAACTTCTTTCTCCCCTTAGGGTCAGCACTCAGTTTTGACTATCACAGTTGAAAATTATTCAAACGAAattcaaaacaaagtaaacCGGTTGCACATCATCAATTTATCCATCTCCATTTAAGCAAATGGTCAGTCACCCACACCATACTTGGATCCCTTAAGATGcaaatttttgttgcattgagAAAAGCAAGAGATCAACAGCAACATAGATATTAGATGTGTATTAGTAGGCTACtgctttggatttacaaactaTTTCAGAACTTTTGTTATTACAGTTCTTTGCTTTTGATTTCCCAACTGCTATTGCCAGAACAATACAAATTGTATATGAAATTTATCAGAagcatttctaaaaaaatttaaagtcatGCATGCATTGAAGCAGAAGTACCATAATgtattgtaagtggtgtatctgcATCCGGATCTC contains these protein-coding regions:
- the ccr7 gene encoding C-C chemokine receptor type 7; the protein is MKVFTGKLITGTTFFMWTFYVKACMSSDNVTMTTEIPNYDFSSDTTDMDYDSFEQMCEKKSNRKFRSWFLPSIYSLICFVGLVGNLLVMLTYIYFRRLKTMTDVYLLNLAAADLLLVLTLPFWAASFLDKWILGQFLCKAIYSIYKISFFSGILLLTCISVDRYFAISRAVSAHRHRSRAVYFSKVSSVVLWALALLFSVPEMTYTQLNENQTCTPFNGNSSQLRINIQVGQMIVGFALPAIVMGFCYCSIIQTLMQARNFEKNKAIKVIFAVVAVFLLFQLPYNILLLIGTIIRASGGNKDCTFDNKVLFATDITQSLAFMRCCLNPFLYAFIGVKFRHDLLRLLKDLGCLSQRHFFKYTSCSRKRSSVDTETTTSFSP